In the genome of Parasteatoda tepidariorum isolate YZ-2023 chromosome 10, CAS_Ptep_4.0, whole genome shotgun sequence, the window tttagactgttgttaaataaaatattaaaaaaataattataaaaatttatttttttatgaaatcttcttttgttaaacgaattttataattgcacgtaaaaaaatttcattcgctataaaaaaaaatatgagatttggtgaaataaataagattaaggGATCCGAATTTCGACAGCTCTCCGGGCCATACTATCgaaaaaatataacttgaattggttctttctttttttttactgaaatataatttcaaaataaattagatgatattgttacatttttattttactgccatgtattttttaattaaaaaaaaaacaactttaaataacaCTTCTGTGAAAAACTGGAATTTGAACGGCTTAAGCCAATTTAGTGATAAGCCCTAATTTACTTcaaaagagataatttttaaacaaacagtTCCTTAGTATTGATTCGAGACAGGTGCTTGGCTAGTTTCTAGAATTTCCACAAGAAAACAACACAATACATAGAAACAACGTATTGCGTTCAAGGAAATAGTAGTGTTTTCTCAAAATCCTCTCTTCTGAACAGTTTGAAAATGTAGTTTGCCATTATATTGTTTCAAGCTTTTCAatcataaatgatttaaagtacttaaaagaaattcaatattacattcgtagattattttcattattgaaaatGTGGCTTGTCATTACATTGCTTTAAGCATTTCTATTGTAAATGATTTTAGGATCTTAAAATGCTCAGAAGAAAGTCAACATTATATTCGTAGACTATTTCCATTTTTGAATATTGCTTATCAGTATGTTACTTCCAGTCTTACAATTGATTCTAGGATCTTAAAATACTCAAAAGAAACACAATATTATATTCGCAAGCTATTTCCATTAGGATAGAACAAGTCATTTTTTCTCCTTAACGACTGTGATCTACTTGTTGTGCAAtctaaaaagatttttgcttgaaaatcatttgaaatatattattaagtttgtgtagttattaaattgataattttttttctccattttcagAGTGCAAAAGTGAAAGCTGTCATGAAACAAAGCAAGAATCCGCAGTTTCGTTTTCGAATGATTCTTTTAACCCTGTTCGCGCTTATCATAACTCTAGTATCTTTCACCTGGCACACGTACCAACAACAACTGTGGCAGATAGCGATTGGaaacaagataaaatttcaCGAAGGAAGCAGAATTCTTCATCTTTTGAACGAAGATGGAACAGAACTCGTTGAAGCTGTTCTTGGAAGAGGAATTCCAAGTGATCTCAACCCATACCAGTGTGATATTCACCATCCCAAGGCTGCTACAAAGATTTGTGAAGAATGGAAGTACAGGGCAAAGCTACACATGAACATATCCCACGGTTCGAATCACAGTTGCTACAACATTCAATGGAAAAGCTTAGAAACGAACACCCTCTTGAGAGACTGTTTTGTGTTGAAGAACTCCCACTGGTATGGAATGGGTCTCCAAAGGGGTCTTCGATGGCCCCTCAAAGAGACTCCAGGAGATTTGTCATTTCCTTTAGTAACAGGAGATGGTGTTGAAGAAACGTTCGGTGGAATTATAGACCGATACTGGTTGTCGTCAGAAGGCGTTGCGGTTCATGCTGATCCCAACATTCCCCTGTATGTGTCCATAAGTGACAAACACTTGTGTTTACAGTCAAGAAATGATCAAGACTTTCCCTACCAAGTAAGTGACCCCATATATTTGAAATACACAATATGTACTGGGAACGATATGCGCGTACTTCACCAAGATATGATGTTGAATTACCGATCCCTACTTAAGAATAATTCCAGCGGTGTGTTTCTGATGTCCCCGATTTGGATTCAATCCCCCGGTCAGGAACTAAGTCAGGAATCTATTCAGCAATTTGCAAACAAAATTATGGAACATACAGCCAGGCTTCTGGGTTTTTTTGTATTGGACAGCAGGTGGCAACAGGAAGAAGGAAGTTTAGACTTCAATAAAACAACATTTCCGAAcccaaaggaaattttaaaaattcttcgaaACAAAGGATTTCGCGTTTTGCTAACTATACATCCATTTGTGTGTTTGCCATCTCGATTATTCGATCAAGCTACGGAAGGACATCACCTCGTTACGGATAAATGGAAACACGTACCACTTCTTACCAGATGGCGAGGAAAAATATGTGGGTTGTTAGACCTGACAAGCAATTCTACTGCCAACTGGTTGTTGGAAAGATTGCTAAAACTGAAACGAAAGTATGACATTGATGGGTTTGTGTTCACTGGTGGCCAAACCACATACCTACCAAGATACTACGCCTTCCACGAGTCTTCCACAAATCCAGATTTGTATCTCCACCATTATTTGTCCCTTGCTGTTAAGTTAAACTCATTGATCGGAACAGAAGTTGGATTCCTAACTCAAAGCTTGCCTGGCTTTGTGCGACTTACACCTCGAACAGTCTCATGGGATAGTTTAAGTGGTCTTGGATCTATTATACCGGAAGTTCTGACGCTTAGCATTATGGGATATCCTCTTGTGAATCCTGGATCTGTTGGTGGCGATGGTAGAGGTGAAATTCCATCCAAAGAACTATACCTCCGATGGATGGAAATGGCTCTATTTTTGCCAATTGTTCAGTTCACTGTTTCACCTGGTTATTACGATAGTGAAGTAATTGAGACAGCTTTTAAGTTATTCGCGGTAAGGCAAGAACTCGTGTTACCCATTTACAAAATGGCGTTGGAGCAGTTTCCAACTACCGCTGCTCCTCTTGTGCGACCCCTATGGTGGATTTCTCCAAAAGAAGAATACGCTCAAATCTGCGATTCCCAGTTTCTTGTCGGAGATAAAATTATGGTAGCGCCTGTTTTGGAAGATGGTAAAAGAACACGTGATATTTATCTCCCAGCTGGTTGGTGGAAAGACCATGTTTATGATGAGGTGCGACGAGGAGGGAAATGGCTTCATAATTACCCTGTTCCATTGACTACGATTGCCTATTTTACTGTCCTAGATGATCAAAACGTTAACCAATAGTCCTTGTCTGTCTTTAACAGTGATAAAACACTTGTGTTTGAagttcaatgtttatttttaagtgcaAAGAGGTGAAAAATAACTACATAATCATCCTGTGCCTATGCATAAGATTCATAGTATGTATTATAATCATGTTTTCTTCTCATATTGTATCTACATTACCTCTATCACAAGTTTAAGCCCATAATATCAGTCGGGAGACACAAATTATACACTTTATcaaatgtgattaaaaataacaactatcAAAATGTTTAACTTGTTGCTTCTGTCATAAACGTTCAAACATTCCAACTATCTGAAACGTCAGCCAtattattttaaccctttgcttacTGTATACCATGTTGTATCATCACATGTGGTTCATATGTTGTACCAACAGTAAGCAAAGGATTAATTGATATCATGTATAAAACGGTACAAGATTGACTTCAAAACTTTTCAGTGACCCGACATAGTTGAAGTGTGTTAAACCATGAATTCTTTTCTAAAGAagcttgaatttcattttggaaatatCAATTGAGCTGCTTacctgaaattgaaatttaattctttggTTACCATGACAACATAACTTATCCTTCCATGCCCTTATAAGGTTAAAATAAAGTTCCCgcggttttttatttaaaaaaatgattgttcCAGTACAACAGCATTCCATTTTCTCTGCCAACTCCCTTGTCGTTTGGCGTGATTTTTCATAGAACTTAAGTAGATCGCCAGAACAAGGTGCGTGTATGAGGTcaaaattcacataaaaatcACAAGTGGTTCTTTCAGTTAAAACATACACAGAGAGAATGGAAGAATTCACCCCGACCCGCCCTTAAttagggcatacgggtaaatgtttattaaaatttttaaaaaaatccagaaaacagtacaaacataaaatacataaaatacacatCGGACATGGCAACAGCCCATGAACATGAACaatcttttttatgatatttctacAAGTCAGGTTAGCATAGCATTGATGTTGaccaatattattaaagttattgccCCGGATTGTCTGGAATTGAGAACAATTCATTAACAAATGATCAATAGATTGATATTCACCACAGTAATTGCATTCTGGAGTTTTgtggaataatttatattggtGTTCTCCAAACACTCCGTGGCctgttaaaaattgattgagaTAGAAGTTTGCTTGTAGTCTATTTAATTTCgggtctttaaaaaatttgaatgtctgTCTCCCTTTCTCGGAACTCCGCCATTCCAGCCCCCAGCGCTTCATGCTATATAATTTAACCTGAGTTTTAATTTGGGCGATGGAGCTTGGGACCTCAAGGGCAACCCGGCAGAGATCGGTGGCTTTCTTAGCTGCTCGATCCGCCTCCTCGTTGCCTTGAGTACCTNNNNNNNNNNNNNNNNNNNNNNNNNNNNNNNNNNNNNNNNNNNNNNNNNNNNNNNNNNNNNNNNNNNNNNNNNNNNNNNNNNNNNNNNNNNNNNNNNNNNNNNNNNNNNNNNNNNNNNNNNNNNNNNNNNNNNNNNNNNNNNNNNNNNNNNNNNNNNNNNNNNNNNNNNNNNNNNNNNNNNNNNNNNNNNNNNNNNNNNNNNNNNNNNNNNNNNNNNNNNNNNNNNNNNNNNNNNNNNNNNNNNNNNNNNNNNNNNNNNNNNNNNNNNNNNNNNNNNNNNNNNNNNNNNNNNNNNNNNNNNNNNNNNNNNNNNNNNNNNNNNNNNNNNNNNNNNNNNNNNNNNNNNNNNNNNNNNNNNNNNNNNNNNNNNNNNNNNNNNNNNNNNNNNNNNNNNNNNNNNNNNNNNNNNNNNNNNNNNNNNNNNNNNNNNNNNNNNNNNNNNNNNNNNNNNNNNNNNNNNNNNNNNNNNNNNNNNNNNNNNNNNNNNNNNNNNNNNNNNNNNNNNNNNNNNNNNNNNNNNNNNNNNNNNNNNNNNNNNNNNNNNNNNNNNNNNNNNNNNNNNNNNNNNNNNNNNNNNNNNNNNNNNNNNNNNNNNNNNNNNNNNNNNNNNNNNNNNNNNNNNNNNNNNNNNNNNNNNNNNNNNNNNNNNNNNNNNNNNNNNNNNNNNNNNNNNNNNNNNNNNNNNNNNNNNNNNNNNNNNNNNNNNNNNNNNNNNNNNNNNNNNNNNNNNNNNNNNNNNNNNNNNNNNNNNNNNNNNNNNNNNNNNNNNNNNNNNNNNNNNNNNNNNNNNNNNNNNNNNNNNNNNNNNNNNNNNNNNNNNNNNNNNNNNNNNNNNNNNNNNNNNNNNNNNNNNNNNNNNNNNNNNNNNNNNNNNNNNNNNNNNNNNNNNNNNNNNNNNNNNNNNNNNNNNNNNNNNNNNNNNNNNNNNNNNNNNNNNNNNNNNNNNNNNNNNNNNNNNNNNNNNNNNNNNNNNNNNNNNNNNNNNNNNNNNNNNNNNNNNNNNNNNNNNNNNNNNNNNNNNNNNNNNNNNNNNNNNNNNNNNNNNNNNNNNNNNNNNNNNNNNNNNNNNNNNNNNNNNNNNNNNNNNNNNNNNNNNNNNNNNNNNNNNNNNacgtgtttcttgtgaattttattagagatagtatttctgtggattttgtacttccgagaagcttctgcaatcgacataccaccagcaactgcttgcaaacattgttgcagcttttctaaagtgtaatcatggtagtttctcgttccaggtatttttttataacgtctgataatttttctgtcgaaaaaaaaacgaatgaaactttgcacaaagtagccccacagtgcattttttttcattttccgtttatctgttattaattttcaaatttttttaacgctagcatgatataattgttcattaatatataaataaaaaattttgcacttatgACAATTGTTTAATCagcgtctttgcatttcacagctaaagtttccacgcacacttttcgacgtccgacgttttcggaaagttgttgacattggataaacaaaacacactctaagattgttttaaaattcaaaaaaaattttttgtagtaatagaggagacttctatcttcaaattccacgcatttttaacttgaaaaaaaaagtaatactgaatagcagcacttgaaaagtgccgaattcgaatttgcacaaagtaacCCCACATGACGGTATCTAGACATAAATGATATAATGTGTATGACATAGAgaaacaagaaattttgaagtaatataatt includes:
- the LOC107454277 gene encoding myogenesis-regulating glycosidase isoform X1, coding for MWIDRERAASYNSIILYNIPSDRGDDDVWELRNKPESQKERIELRNRASNDDLSSLDSWAQSVFTRSSMGSSMMSIESSATGISSTNTTPGGSPSSSPATKKKKLNLKPALKLGLDNVTWTTTKSKRRRHKYKKNIQASSAKVKAVMKQSKNPQFRFRMILLTLFALIITLVSFTWHTYQQQLWQIAIGNKIKFHEGSRILHLLNEDGTELVEAVLGRGIPSDLNPYQCDIHHPKAATKICEEWKYRAKLHMNISHGSNHSCYNIQWKSLETNTLLRDCFVLKNSHWYGMGLQRGLRWPLKETPGDLSFPLVTGDGVEETFGGIIDRYWLSSEGVAVHADPNIPLYVSISDKHLCLQSRNDQDFPYQVSDPIYLKYTICTGNDMRVLHQDMMLNYRSLLKNNSSGVFLMSPIWIQSPGQELSQESIQQFANKIMEHTARLLGFFVLDSRWQQEEGSLDFNKTTFPNPKEILKILRNKGFRVLLTIHPFVCLPSRLFDQATEGHHLVTDKWKHVPLLTRWRGKICGLLDLTSNSTANWLLERLLKLKRKYDIDGFVFTGGQTTYLPRYYAFHESSTNPDLYLHHYLSLAVKLNSLIGTEVGFLTQSLPGFVRLTPRTVSWDSLSGLGSIIPEVLTLSIMGYPLVNPGSVGGDGRGEIPSKELYLRWMEMALFLPIVQFTVSPGYYDSEVIETAFKLFAVRQELVLPIYKMALEQFPTTAAPLVRPLWWISPKEEYAQICDSQFLVGDKIMVAPVLEDGKRTRDIYLPAGWWKDHVYDEVRRGGKWLHNYPVPLTTIAYFTVLDDQNVNQ
- the LOC107454277 gene encoding myogenesis-regulating glycosidase isoform X2 translates to MSHKNNPIYESVTKTKRIELRNRASNDDLSSLDSWAQSVFTRSSMGSSMMSIESSATGISSTNTTPGGSPSSSPATKKKKLNLKPALKLGLDNVTWTTTKSKRRRHKYKKNIQASSAKVKAVMKQSKNPQFRFRMILLTLFALIITLVSFTWHTYQQQLWQIAIGNKIKFHEGSRILHLLNEDGTELVEAVLGRGIPSDLNPYQCDIHHPKAATKICEEWKYRAKLHMNISHGSNHSCYNIQWKSLETNTLLRDCFVLKNSHWYGMGLQRGLRWPLKETPGDLSFPLVTGDGVEETFGGIIDRYWLSSEGVAVHADPNIPLYVSISDKHLCLQSRNDQDFPYQVSDPIYLKYTICTGNDMRVLHQDMMLNYRSLLKNNSSGVFLMSPIWIQSPGQELSQESIQQFANKIMEHTARLLGFFVLDSRWQQEEGSLDFNKTTFPNPKEILKILRNKGFRVLLTIHPFVCLPSRLFDQATEGHHLVTDKWKHVPLLTRWRGKICGLLDLTSNSTANWLLERLLKLKRKYDIDGFVFTGGQTTYLPRYYAFHESSTNPDLYLHHYLSLAVKLNSLIGTEVGFLTQSLPGFVRLTPRTVSWDSLSGLGSIIPEVLTLSIMGYPLVNPGSVGGDGRGEIPSKELYLRWMEMALFLPIVQFTVSPGYYDSEVIETAFKLFAVRQELVLPIYKMALEQFPTTAAPLVRPLWWISPKEEYAQICDSQFLVGDKIMVAPVLEDGKRTRDIYLPAGWWKDHVYDEVRRGGKWLHNYPVPLTTIAYFTVLDDQNVNQ
- the LOC107454277 gene encoding myogenesis-regulating glycosidase isoform X3 produces the protein MGSSMMSIESSATGISSTNTTPGGSPSSSPATKKKKLNLKPALKLGLDNVTWTTTKSKRRRHKYKKNIQASSAKVKAVMKQSKNPQFRFRMILLTLFALIITLVSFTWHTYQQQLWQIAIGNKIKFHEGSRILHLLNEDGTELVEAVLGRGIPSDLNPYQCDIHHPKAATKICEEWKYRAKLHMNISHGSNHSCYNIQWKSLETNTLLRDCFVLKNSHWYGMGLQRGLRWPLKETPGDLSFPLVTGDGVEETFGGIIDRYWLSSEGVAVHADPNIPLYVSISDKHLCLQSRNDQDFPYQVSDPIYLKYTICTGNDMRVLHQDMMLNYRSLLKNNSSGVFLMSPIWIQSPGQELSQESIQQFANKIMEHTARLLGFFVLDSRWQQEEGSLDFNKTTFPNPKEILKILRNKGFRVLLTIHPFVCLPSRLFDQATEGHHLVTDKWKHVPLLTRWRGKICGLLDLTSNSTANWLLERLLKLKRKYDIDGFVFTGGQTTYLPRYYAFHESSTNPDLYLHHYLSLAVKLNSLIGTEVGFLTQSLPGFVRLTPRTVSWDSLSGLGSIIPEVLTLSIMGYPLVNPGSVGGDGRGEIPSKELYLRWMEMALFLPIVQFTVSPGYYDSEVIETAFKLFAVRQELVLPIYKMALEQFPTTAAPLVRPLWWISPKEEYAQICDSQFLVGDKIMVAPVLEDGKRTRDIYLPAGWWKDHVYDEVRRGGKWLHNYPVPLTTIAYFTVLDDQNVNQ
- the LOC107454277 gene encoding myogenesis-regulating glycosidase isoform X4 codes for the protein MWSAKVKAVMKQSKNPQFRFRMILLTLFALIITLVSFTWHTYQQQLWQIAIGNKIKFHEGSRILHLLNEDGTELVEAVLGRGIPSDLNPYQCDIHHPKAATKICEEWKYRAKLHMNISHGSNHSCYNIQWKSLETNTLLRDCFVLKNSHWYGMGLQRGLRWPLKETPGDLSFPLVTGDGVEETFGGIIDRYWLSSEGVAVHADPNIPLYVSISDKHLCLQSRNDQDFPYQVSDPIYLKYTICTGNDMRVLHQDMMLNYRSLLKNNSSGVFLMSPIWIQSPGQELSQESIQQFANKIMEHTARLLGFFVLDSRWQQEEGSLDFNKTTFPNPKEILKILRNKGFRVLLTIHPFVCLPSRLFDQATEGHHLVTDKWKHVPLLTRWRGKICGLLDLTSNSTANWLLERLLKLKRKYDIDGFVFTGGQTTYLPRYYAFHESSTNPDLYLHHYLSLAVKLNSLIGTEVGFLTQSLPGFVRLTPRTVSWDSLSGLGSIIPEVLTLSIMGYPLVNPGSVGGDGRGEIPSKELYLRWMEMALFLPIVQFTVSPGYYDSEVIETAFKLFAVRQELVLPIYKMALEQFPTTAAPLVRPLWWISPKEEYAQICDSQFLVGDKIMVAPVLEDGKRTRDIYLPAGWWKDHVYDEVRRGGKWLHNYPVPLTTIAYFTVLDDQNVNQ
- the LOC107454277 gene encoding myogenesis-regulating glycosidase isoform X5; this translates as MKQSKNPQFRFRMILLTLFALIITLVSFTWHTYQQQLWQIAIGNKIKFHEGSRILHLLNEDGTELVEAVLGRGIPSDLNPYQCDIHHPKAATKICEEWKYRAKLHMNISHGSNHSCYNIQWKSLETNTLLRDCFVLKNSHWYGMGLQRGLRWPLKETPGDLSFPLVTGDGVEETFGGIIDRYWLSSEGVAVHADPNIPLYVSISDKHLCLQSRNDQDFPYQVSDPIYLKYTICTGNDMRVLHQDMMLNYRSLLKNNSSGVFLMSPIWIQSPGQELSQESIQQFANKIMEHTARLLGFFVLDSRWQQEEGSLDFNKTTFPNPKEILKILRNKGFRVLLTIHPFVCLPSRLFDQATEGHHLVTDKWKHVPLLTRWRGKICGLLDLTSNSTANWLLERLLKLKRKYDIDGFVFTGGQTTYLPRYYAFHESSTNPDLYLHHYLSLAVKLNSLIGTEVGFLTQSLPGFVRLTPRTVSWDSLSGLGSIIPEVLTLSIMGYPLVNPGSVGGDGRGEIPSKELYLRWMEMALFLPIVQFTVSPGYYDSEVIETAFKLFAVRQELVLPIYKMALEQFPTTAAPLVRPLWWISPKEEYAQICDSQFLVGDKIMVAPVLEDGKRTRDIYLPAGWWKDHVYDEVRRGGKWLHNYPVPLTTIAYFTVLDDQNVNQ